GCAGTGGTGTACACCACGCGGCCCTGCAGGTCGGTCAGCTGTAGGCTGTAGCTGCCGGGGGTGGCTAGGGCTACGTTTAGCTGGCCCGGGCTGGGGTTGGGGTACAGCTGGATGCCGCCTGCGGCCAGGCTAGCGGTGCGGCTAGTGGTAACGGCCACAAAGTTGATGGCGTTGCTCACCTGGTAGTCGCCGTTGGCATCGCGGTAGCTCACGTAATAGGTGCCGTTAGCAGTGGGGGTGAAGGTAACACCCGTGGCATTGACGATGGCCTGCAGGTTGGCATCCAGCCACTGGATGGTAGCGGTGTTAACGCCTGCCGGAGCGCTGAGGCTATTGCTGCCAGCTGTTTGAACAACCTGAACGCTGCTGTTTACGGCATATGCGGTGGCTTTCACAGAGGCTACGGCACCCGTGCAGTTGTGGTTGCTCGTAATACGGGCGTAGAAAGTCGCCGCCTCACCTGCCTGCAGTGTGTAGGCAGGGCTGGTGGTACCAGGATTGCCGAAACTGGTGTTATCGCTGCTCCACTCCAGCTGTTGGCCTGCCTCCAGGGTACCGTCGTAGGTAAACTGTACGCTACCGGCTCCCTGGCGTGCCTGGTCGGCCAGTACGGGGGCGGCGGGCTGAGCTACTGCGGTGCCGGTCAGGATCACTACTTCGCTGGGGCAGCTGCCGTTCCATATACGCACGTAGCGTACCTGGTCGGTACTGGCGGTGGCAAAGCTTACGTCTCCCGTTACGTCTACCCAGCCGGTGGCTGCATTGGCGGTGTTCACCTGTAGCTTTTCGACGGGATTCAAGGCGCGGGTGTTGGTAAAGCTTACGTTGCTACCCAGGCAGGCGCTGGCGGTGGTGGCCGCAAAGGTGGGGGCTGCGGGAGCTTCACAGCCCTGTAGACGCACCAGCCAGTAGTCGCTGGCTCCCCGGTTGGGCGCGGTCTTGTTGCCAGTTTGAAAACTCTGAGATCTGCCGCCCAGCAGGTAGCCGCCGTCGGTAGTGGCTACTATGCTATGTAGCATATCATAGTCAGTGCCGCCATAGGTGCTGTCCCACTGCACCGCGCCCTGGGCATCTATCTTCACTACCCAGTAGTCTTCGCCTCCTCGGTTGGGTGCCGTTTTGTTGCCGCTTGGGGAAGAGAAGGTCACCCCCCCCAGCAGGTAGCCGTCGTCGGTGGCTACTAGGCTATACAGCTCATCATAGCCTGCGCCGCCATAGGTGCGGTCCCACTGCAGCACGCCTAT
This genomic stretch from Bacteroidota bacterium harbors:
- a CDS encoding T9SS type A sorting domain-containing protein — its product is MLARAAPRGPRILWDRTYGGSNHEDLTEILPTADGGYLLGGRSASGMNGNKTAPRRGDYDYWVVKIDAQGAVEWDRTYGGSYNLDNPVLYFSQADLLTSLVSTADGGYLLGGKSMSPANTGNKTAPNRGSFDYWVVKIDAQGVLLWDRSYGGSSDDELTALVTTADGGYLLGGRSTSPANTGNKTAPNRGSFDYWVVKIDAQGAVQWDSTYGGSSDDEPTALVATANGGYLLGGTSGSEANTGNKTAPKRGSDDYWLVQINGDGVLQWDRTYGGTNHEELTSLVATTGGYLLGGKSGSGMNGNKTAPNRGSWDYWVVKINDIGVLQWDRTYGGAGYDELYSLVATDDGYLLGGVTFSSPSGNKTAPNRGGEDYWVVKIDAQGAVQWDSTYGGTDYDMLHSIVATTDGGYLLGGRSQSFQTGNKTAPNRGASDYWLVRLQGCEAPAAPTFAATTASACLGSNVSFTNTRALNPVEKLQVNTANAATGWVDVTGDVSFATASTDQVRYVRIWNGSCPSEVVILTGTAVAQPAAPVLADQARQGAGSVQFTYDGTLEAGQQLEWSSDNTSFGNPGTTSPAYTLQAGEAATFYARITSNHNCTGAVASVKATAYAVNSSVQVVQTAGSNSLSAPAGVNTATIQWLDANLQAIVNATGVTFTPTANGTYYVSYRDANGDYQVSNAINFVAVTTSRTASLAAGGIQLYPNPSPGQLNVALATPGSYSLQLTDLQGRVVYTTA